Proteins from a genomic interval of Crassostrea angulata isolate pt1a10 chromosome 7, ASM2561291v2, whole genome shotgun sequence:
- the LOC128191948 gene encoding uncharacterized protein LOC128191948, with amino-acid sequence MSFLLINCFLLVIKMCNGKAGNCSSENNQFPCCANFYWDEGECKECLPGYFGTNCQTSCVYPTFGKICMNTCVCNISDCDHVSGCQGNDSEIQITAVNTRSWVSLSVNPNFPWSYSSAATPDYSTEKEEPYNDRGLKTKNLKMPIIIVGCVIILLILVNGIKWVPKPFKKAHIITNTMEDNDLPSIYTEIDERSEQESESNTMRTNVTSTSFMSLKGIETR; translated from the exons atgagtTTCCTTTTGATAAACTGTTTTTTGCtggttataaaaatgtgcaatgGTAAAGCTGGTAATTGTTCCAGTGAAAACAATCA GTTTCCGTGTTGTGCGAACTTTTATTGGGACGAAGGAGAAtgcaaag AATGTCTGCCGGGATATTTTGGAACGAACTGTCAGACAAGTTGTGTTTACCCTACCTTTGGCAAAATTTGTATGAATACCTGTGTCTGCAATATCTCGGATTGTGACCACGTCAGTGGATGTCAAGGAAATGATTCAGAGATTCAGATAACAGCAG TGAACACGAGGTCATGGGTATCTTTGTCCGTCAACCCGAATTTCCCatggagctacagttctgcagctacacCAGACTACTCAACAGAAAAAGAGGAACCATACAATGACCGAGGTTTGAAaaccaaaaatttaaaaatgccaATTATAATTGTTGGTTGCGTCATTATACTCTTAATACTCGTAAATGGAATAAAATGGGTCCCTAAGCCATTTAAAAAAGCTCATATTATTACAAATACAATGGAAGATAATGACCTTCCATCCATATATACGGAAATTGATGAAAGATCTGAACAAGAGTCTGAGTCCAACACAATGCGCACAAATGTCACATCAACATCTTTCATGTCTTTGAAAGGAATAGAAACCAGATGA
- the LOC128191380 gene encoding uncharacterized protein LOC128191380, which produces MQTLPECPPGYFGNNCSSECIYPTYGQHCLNTCDCNVKDCNHVDGCQGNHTQTETSTSRLTKHTSSRNGYKHTSQINEGSANLTQFLSGFTSSKMIPVNKTNEENNNDKETGNGNLTIVSLLVGCILAILLAVNSITWISKFVQRKFGNSVNARDNFILETVYMEINAGSEQQDPQANTIGANVITKPCTSLGGVETRPELPARNTINEEQNPCHAHTNEDDETYINV; this is translated from the exons ATGCAGACACTTCCAG AATGTCCAccaggatattttggaaataacTGTTCTTCAGAATGTATTTACCCAACCTATGGTCAACACTGTTTAAATACCTGTGATTGTAACGTCAAAGATTGCAACCATGTAGATGGTTGCCAAGGAAATCATACACAGACTGAAACATCTACAAGTAGGTTGACAAAGCACACATCTAGCAGGAACGGTTATAAACATACGTCACAAATAAATGAAG gttCAGCAAATTTGACGCAATTCCTTTCAGGGTTCACGTCATCAAAGATGATACcagtaaacaaaacaaatgaagaaaacaataaTGATAAGGAAACTGGTAATGGAAATTTAACAATAGTTAGTTTACTTGTGGGATGTATCCTTGCAATTTTACTCGCTGTGAATAGTATAACGTGGATCTCAAAGTTTGTTCAAAGAAAGTTTGGGAATTCAGTGAATGCGCGAGACAATTTTATATTAGAGACTGTTTACATGGAAATTAATGCAGGGTCTGAGCAACAAGACCCTCAGGCCAATACAATAGGAGCAAATGTCATAACAAAACCATGTACATCTCTAGGCGGAGTGGAAACGAGACCAGAACTTCCGGCAAGGAATACCATTAATGAAGAACAAAATCCATGTCACGCACACACCAATGAAGACGATGAAACATATATAAATgtctaa